One stretch of Astatotilapia calliptera chromosome 3, fAstCal1.2, whole genome shotgun sequence DNA includes these proteins:
- the eslec gene encoding ladderlectin, with protein sequence MKLLTVSALLCAMIALTTAANEVGKDGSESNPPGEHLVEKRSPCFRSPWGWTRYGNQYFHFFPNQLTWAQAQRHCQSLNANLASVRNLGEYQAIQRVILNGARNHVPTWIGGSDAQEERYWFWIDGTRFTYANWCHGEPNNVGGRENCLHMNWTGNLCMNDIPCDARYPFVCARKVRRSLE encoded by the exons ATGAAGCTGCTGACTGTGTCTGCACTTCTTTGTGCAATGATCGCTCTGACCACTGCTGCCA ATGAAGTGGGTAAGGATGGGTCTGAATCAAATCCCCCAG GAGAGCATCTTGTTGAGAAGAGATCTCCATGTTTTAGGAGCCCCTGGGGTTGGACTAGATATGGAAACCAATACTTTCACTTCTTTCCCAATCAACTGACTTGGGCTCAGGCGCAG AGACACTGTCAGTCCCTGAATGCAAATCTGGCGTCTGTGCGCAACCTCGGAGAGTACCAAGCGATTCAGAGGGTCATACTTAATGGTGCTCGTAATCATGTCCCTACATGGATTGGAGGCTCAGATGCTCAAGAG gAGCGTTATTGGTTTTGGATCGATGGAACCCGTTTCACATATGCAAACTGGTGTCACGGAGAGCCTAACAATGTCGGGGGCAGAGAGAACTGCCTGCATATGAATTGGACAg GAAACCTCTGTATGAATGACATACCCTGTGACGCCAGATACCCATTTGTCTGCGCCAGGAAAGTCAGACGATCTCTGGAATGA